Proteins from a genomic interval of Stenotrophomonas sp. 24(2023):
- a CDS encoding response regulator has translation MSDRGNSEEVLQGVRVLVAEDEFAIAMFLVEYLQLKGAQVVGPAGDLRALGVLLDGNVVDVALLDINLGGEQVYPLADRLSEAAIPFLLTSGYDDNIPVRFAQAPRCPKPYRIDVLAQQLAGLVAKGGGRAHVA, from the coding sequence GTGAGTGATCGCGGCAACAGCGAGGAAGTGCTGCAGGGTGTCCGGGTGCTGGTGGCCGAAGATGAATTCGCCATCGCGATGTTCCTGGTCGAGTACCTGCAGCTGAAGGGTGCGCAGGTGGTGGGCCCGGCAGGCGACCTGCGGGCGCTGGGCGTGCTGCTGGATGGAAACGTGGTGGATGTAGCGCTGCTGGACATCAACCTCGGCGGCGAACAGGTCTATCCGCTGGCCGATCGGCTCAGCGAGGCGGCCATTCCGTTCCTGCTCACCTCCGGCTACGACGACAACATTCCGGTGCGTTTCGCCCAGGCGCCCCGTTGCCCCAAGCCGTACCGTATCGATGTACTGGCCCAGCAGCTGGCCGGGCTGGTGGCCAAGGGGGGTGGCCGGGCGCATGTTGCCTGA
- a CDS encoding GH92 family glycosyl hydrolase yields MPMPTLDRRFLIAVAASAMFASGLSAAAPAKTAADKAYASVDPFIGTGGEGHTYPGATVPFGMVQLSPDTRIQPREKAYGWAAGYRYDDSSIVGFSHTHFSGTGHSDLGDILVMPFTGTPGLERGDADKPGSGYASRFRHDDEKAEPGYYAVTLDDYKVRAELTTSARVGVHRYAFPKGTDAKVLVDMRTSMYDYPGKVLWSRVRVREDGTVTGFRETRGWAPGRQLYFAMRFSRPLARHELHNTEQDIIYKGFAPPGEKDPSQRAQIEGRQLVGTFDFGKLDAPLVVKVAISPVSEAGAIANLDAEVPDFDFDRVRAQAKQEWTKALSVLDIDAPEHARRSTYTALYHTMLGPTLFMDADGQYRGADNAVHKATGFTNYSTFSLWDTYRALHPLLTLVQPEKRTSDFINSMLAHQESSPYGMLPVWSFHGLEDWCMIGYHAVPVIADAYVKGIRGFDADKALKAMVATANYGPYDGIAQYRELGYVPIDEEGEAASKTLEYAFDDWTIARMAQAMGKQDVAATFDKRATNWRNAFDKDTGFMRARKRDGSFRTPFDPSASGYGTDYTEGNAWQYSWYVPQDVAGLAAAHGGSDKLLARLDDVFNAKVDPSIFAHMEDITGLIGWYAHGNEPSHHVAYLYAYAGQPWRTQARLKQIMDTQYADRPDGLAGNDDVGQMSAWYVFTALGFYPVAPGSGEYIIGRPFLPKTAMRLPNGKTFTIIADGLDDKHTYVGGVTLNGKPLQRTFLRHDEILAGGELKFTMQAEANTAWPGQGAQAPYSMSR; encoded by the coding sequence ATACCGATGCCCACGTTGGACCGTCGTTTCCTGATCGCTGTCGCCGCCTCGGCGATGTTCGCTTCCGGCCTCAGCGCCGCCGCCCCCGCCAAGACCGCTGCCGACAAGGCCTATGCCTCGGTCGATCCGTTCATCGGCACCGGCGGCGAGGGCCATACCTATCCGGGCGCCACCGTACCGTTCGGCATGGTCCAGCTCAGCCCGGACACGCGCATCCAGCCGCGTGAAAAGGCCTATGGCTGGGCGGCGGGCTACCGCTACGACGACAGCAGCATCGTCGGCTTCTCGCACACGCATTTCTCCGGCACCGGCCATTCGGACCTGGGCGACATCCTGGTGATGCCGTTCACCGGCACCCCGGGCCTGGAACGTGGCGATGCGGACAAGCCGGGCAGCGGCTACGCCTCGCGCTTCCGCCACGATGATGAAAAGGCCGAGCCGGGCTACTACGCCGTCACCCTGGATGACTACAAGGTCCGCGCCGAACTGACCACCAGTGCGCGCGTGGGCGTGCACCGCTACGCCTTCCCGAAGGGCACCGATGCGAAGGTGCTGGTGGACATGCGCACCAGCATGTACGACTACCCGGGCAAGGTGCTGTGGTCGCGGGTGCGCGTGCGCGAGGACGGCACCGTGACCGGTTTCCGCGAAACGCGCGGCTGGGCGCCGGGCCGCCAGCTGTACTTCGCCATGCGCTTCTCGCGCCCATTGGCCCGCCATGAACTGCACAACACCGAGCAGGACATCATCTACAAGGGCTTCGCCCCCCCGGGGGAGAAGGACCCGAGCCAGCGTGCACAGATCGAAGGCCGCCAGCTGGTGGGCACCTTCGATTTCGGCAAGCTGGACGCACCACTGGTGGTGAAGGTGGCCATTTCGCCGGTCAGCGAAGCCGGTGCCATCGCCAACCTCGATGCGGAAGTGCCGGATTTCGACTTCGACCGCGTGCGTGCGCAGGCGAAGCAGGAATGGACCAAGGCGCTGTCGGTGCTGGATATCGATGCGCCTGAACATGCGCGCCGCAGCACCTACACCGCGCTGTACCACACCATGCTGGGCCCGACGCTGTTCATGGATGCCGATGGCCAGTACCGCGGTGCCGACAATGCCGTGCACAAGGCCACCGGTTTCACCAACTATTCCACGTTCTCGCTGTGGGATACCTACCGTGCGCTGCATCCGTTGCTGACCCTGGTGCAGCCGGAAAAGCGCACCAGCGATTTCATCAACTCCATGCTGGCCCACCAGGAAAGCAGCCCGTACGGCATGCTGCCGGTGTGGTCGTTCCACGGCCTTGAAGACTGGTGCATGATCGGCTACCACGCCGTGCCGGTGATCGCCGATGCCTACGTGAAGGGCATCCGCGGCTTCGATGCCGACAAGGCGCTGAAGGCGATGGTGGCCACCGCCAACTACGGCCCGTATGACGGCATCGCGCAATACCGCGAGCTGGGCTACGTGCCGATCGATGAAGAAGGCGAAGCAGCCAGCAAGACGCTGGAATACGCCTTCGACGACTGGACCATCGCACGCATGGCGCAGGCGATGGGCAAGCAGGACGTGGCGGCCACCTTCGACAAGCGGGCGACCAACTGGCGCAACGCCTTCGACAAGGACACCGGCTTCATGCGCGCGCGCAAGCGTGATGGTTCGTTCCGCACGCCGTTCGACCCCAGTGCCAGCGGCTACGGCACCGACTACACCGAAGGCAATGCCTGGCAGTATTCGTGGTACGTGCCACAGGACGTGGCGGGCCTGGCGGCAGCGCACGGTGGCAGCGACAAGCTGCTGGCGCGCCTGGATGATGTATTCAATGCCAAGGTCGACCCGTCGATCTTCGCGCACATGGAAGACATCACCGGCCTGATCGGCTGGTACGCGCACGGCAACGAGCCGAGCCACCACGTGGCCTACCTGTATGCCTATGCCGGCCAGCCGTGGCGCACCCAGGCCCGCCTGAAGCAGATCATGGACACCCAGTACGCCGACCGCCCCGATGGCCTGGCCGGCAATGACGACGTGGGCCAGATGTCGGCGTGGTACGTGTTCACCGCGCTGGGCTTCTACCCGGTGGCACCGGGCTCGGGCGAGTACATCATCGGCCGTCCGTTCCTGCCGAAGACCGCCATGCGCCTGCCCAACGGCAAGACCTTCACGATCATCGCCGACGGCCTGGACGACAAGCACACCTACGTCGGTGGCGTGACCCTCAACGGCAAGCCGCTGCAGCGCACCTTCCTGCGCCATGACGAGATCCTGGCCGGTGGCGAGCTGAAGTTCACCATGCAGGCCGAAGCGAACACCGCCTGGCCGGGGCAGGGCGCACAGGCGCCGTATTCGATGAGTCGCTGA
- a CDS encoding PAS domain-containing sensor histidine kinase: protein MHGAVRAAGAGGMALRIAGFDWSGTALGPRTGWPPHLRASVDLMLAHGFPMIVLWGPDLVQLYNDGYAQILADRHPGGLGQATAACWPEVWHINGPIYERVWRGETVTFQDKLYPLARRGRLEDVWFTISYSPLRDDDGGIDGVLVTMFETTTVHAARASRDREQARRRDSERRLALLFKVLPVGVCLIGTDGQVQMSNDRMRTYLPSNRVPSNDPDNAVRWQGWHADGSPVQPADFAAARALRGETVVPGMDFLFTHEDGQARWTRVAAAPLHDGQGGINGAFSIVMDIDALKRATERQAVLLAELQHRVRNIMAVINAIAVRTRDSATTVDDYAERLSGRLMSLARTQALLTRTANAGVCLRGMLEEELAAQAHDASQYQLEGEDVLLPPKAAEVLSLAVHELGTNALKHGALSVAGGQVHVAWRLARRTGGECWLELHWQERHPPLEGWVAPQRKGLGRALIEQRVPYELAGTGRLRFAADGTEAWIRFPLRDRDSLLQTDAPES, encoded by the coding sequence ATGCATGGGGCTGTGCGGGCCGCCGGCGCTGGCGGCATGGCCCTGCGCATTGCCGGCTTCGACTGGTCGGGCACGGCGCTGGGCCCGCGCACGGGCTGGCCCCCGCACCTGCGCGCGAGCGTGGACCTGATGCTGGCCCATGGCTTCCCGATGATCGTGCTGTGGGGGCCGGATCTGGTGCAGCTGTACAACGATGGCTATGCCCAGATCCTGGCCGACCGGCATCCGGGCGGGCTGGGCCAGGCCACCGCCGCGTGCTGGCCCGAGGTGTGGCACATCAACGGGCCGATCTATGAACGGGTGTGGCGCGGGGAAACCGTGACCTTCCAGGACAAGCTGTATCCCCTGGCGCGCAGGGGCCGGTTGGAAGATGTCTGGTTCACCATCAGCTACAGCCCGCTGCGGGACGACGATGGGGGCATCGACGGCGTGCTGGTGACGATGTTCGAAACCACGACCGTACACGCCGCGCGGGCCTCGCGCGACCGCGAACAGGCGCGGCGTCGCGACAGCGAGCGCCGCCTGGCGCTGCTGTTCAAGGTGCTGCCGGTGGGGGTCTGCCTGATCGGCACCGATGGCCAGGTGCAGATGAGCAATGACCGCATGCGCACCTACCTGCCCAGCAATCGGGTGCCGTCCAACGATCCGGACAACGCCGTGCGCTGGCAGGGCTGGCATGCCGATGGATCGCCGGTGCAGCCCGCCGATTTCGCCGCCGCCCGCGCGTTGCGCGGGGAAACGGTCGTGCCGGGCATGGACTTCCTGTTCACCCACGAGGATGGCCAGGCGCGCTGGACGCGGGTGGCCGCGGCCCCGCTGCACGATGGGCAGGGCGGCATCAACGGGGCCTTCAGCATCGTGATGGACATCGATGCGCTCAAGCGCGCGACCGAGCGGCAGGCCGTGCTGCTGGCGGAGCTTCAGCACCGCGTGCGCAACATCATGGCGGTGATCAATGCCATCGCCGTGCGTACCCGCGATTCGGCCACCACCGTGGATGATTATGCCGAGCGCCTGTCCGGCCGCCTGATGTCGCTGGCCCGCACGCAGGCGCTGCTGACCCGCACGGCCAATGCCGGCGTGTGCCTGCGCGGCATGCTGGAAGAGGAGCTGGCCGCGCAGGCCCACGATGCCAGCCAGTACCAGCTGGAGGGCGAGGATGTGCTGCTGCCGCCCAAGGCCGCCGAAGTGCTGTCGCTGGCGGTGCACGAACTGGGCACCAATGCGCTCAAGCACGGTGCGCTGTCGGTTGCCGGTGGCCAGGTCCACGTGGCGTGGCGGCTGGCCAGGCGGACCGGTGGCGAGTGCTGGCTGGAACTGCACTGGCAGGAACGGCATCCGCCGCTGGAAGGTTGGGTGGCGCCCCAGCGCAAGGGCCTGGGCCGTGCGCTGATCGAACAGCGGGTGCCCTATGAACTGGCCGGCACCGGCCGCCTGCGCTTCGCCGCCGATGGCACCGAGGCCTGGATACGTTTTCCACTGCGCGACCGCGACAGCCTGCTGCAGACCGACGCGCCGGAAAGCTGA
- a CDS encoding host attachment family protein, protein MTPRIPQGTLIIVANGGSARVFTNVGSDHALALKQEGELNLQEFSAEGVSGQGPSGAVPPDMSPSQLNEATFAKQVAEQINDDALHGRYTHFVLVADPTTLGRIRPLLHKEAQARLLHDLAKDLTNAPLEDIQRALAA, encoded by the coding sequence ATGACCCCGCGCATTCCCCAGGGCACCCTGATCATCGTGGCCAATGGCGGCTCCGCACGTGTGTTCACCAATGTCGGCAGCGATCACGCGCTGGCCTTGAAGCAGGAAGGCGAACTGAACCTGCAGGAATTCAGCGCCGAAGGCGTGTCCGGGCAGGGGCCCTCCGGTGCGGTGCCGCCGGACATGTCGCCGTCCCAGCTCAATGAGGCCACCTTTGCCAAGCAGGTGGCCGAGCAGATCAACGACGATGCCCTGCACGGCCGCTATACGCATTTCGTGCTGGTGGCCGACCCGACCACGCTCGGGCGTATCCGCCCGCTGCTGCACAAGGAAGCGCAGGCGCGCCTGCTGCATGATCTGGCCAAGGACCTGACCAATGCGCCACTGGAAGACATCCAGCGCGCCCTGGCGGCGTGA
- a CDS encoding autotransporter outer membrane beta-barrel domain-containing protein, whose translation MVIRPATIAPLARPLAMALLAVLALPVPFARAGTVSGPGATHTVQPGDRVEDWFVNDGALLQLLPQSEVLNTFVTDSRMEATDARIDFINARGGHVDIRGGTLGNPVRGGYAALINNSMARLEAVDVTVFGIGLWALRASTELEVIRSTVTTTQIGVDVQEGAAIRLQDVQLQATNTGNGIGIRLADSRATVVDSRIQSGHTGVSMTNSEADIIGSTVAGRTRGVLVTTTAGAAMPAHARLDTTEVTATAGPAVLLSGPSALTLRGSHLQGAGSNGIGVLAQGDITLAAYGSRIEGVLSGLRIETPARSSILLDGTHIVATGGDAIQVDGTASALARIDLRNGTTLAASSGILLHAQASSQVDLRVSASHLVGDLVGQNMTTGLDVTLGDGATLTGRIDGGRAIAIHDAQWQLTGDSTIASLQVGPEAVVALGRGDTFHRLAISDDFTGNGGTLLFNTVLAGDDAATDTLVIAGDTHGTANVRVNNIGGAGAQTTQGIELISVGGASNGQFTLAGRAVGGQYDYFLHKGTGTDGNWYLRSVLPTPPDPCVVDPAACTPPVDPVTPVDPGEETPPPGPDPEPILRPEGGAYVANLRASQDMFRIGYHARRAGQNGGRAWARVDGDRQGFDAAGRQLEIHGNSQALSVGTDLWRAGNGSSVGVMLSSGNATSTSTNPLSGYYARGKVKGEALGLYGTWRGGPLADPHAGFYVDGSVQRARFRNRVEGVSLMAERYGSRAWQGALETGYAFRLRGASSSSLYLEPQLQVGYTRWSDTRHTEANGTVVTTDDADGLFGRAGLRLSGVTRWEGRAAQVQPYLAAHWLHSRADARVRMDGERVEARIPRSRAEVSAGASVTFANGLGVWGGLARQQASGYHLTSAQLGMSYAW comes from the coding sequence ATGGTCATCCGCCCCGCCACCATCGCCCCGCTTGCCCGTCCGCTGGCGATGGCGCTGCTCGCCGTGCTGGCCTTGCCGGTGCCCTTTGCCCGGGCCGGCACTGTCTCAGGCCCGGGCGCGACCCACACCGTGCAACCAGGTGATCGGGTGGAGGACTGGTTCGTCAACGATGGGGCGCTGCTCCAACTGCTGCCGCAATCCGAGGTGCTGAACACGTTCGTGACCGATTCGCGGATGGAAGCGACCGACGCCCGGATCGATTTCATCAATGCCAGAGGCGGGCATGTGGATATCCGGGGCGGGACATTGGGCAATCCCGTTCGTGGGGGGTATGCAGCGCTGATCAACAACAGCATGGCCCGGCTGGAAGCGGTGGATGTCACCGTCTTCGGCATCGGCCTCTGGGCGCTACGTGCCAGTACTGAACTCGAGGTCATCCGCTCGACAGTGACCACCACCCAAATCGGCGTGGATGTCCAGGAAGGCGCGGCCATCCGCCTGCAGGACGTCCAGCTGCAAGCCACCAACACCGGCAACGGCATTGGCATCCGGCTTGCGGACAGCCGCGCCACCGTCGTCGACAGCCGGATCCAGTCCGGTCACACCGGCGTGTCCATGACCAACAGCGAAGCGGACATCATCGGCAGCACCGTGGCTGGGCGTACGCGCGGGGTGCTGGTCACCACCACCGCCGGTGCGGCCATGCCTGCACATGCGCGGCTGGACACCACCGAGGTCACCGCGACCGCCGGCCCGGCGGTGCTGCTGTCCGGGCCCAGCGCACTGACCCTGCGCGGCAGCCACCTGCAGGGGGCTGGCAGCAACGGCATCGGCGTACTGGCGCAGGGTGACATCACCCTGGCCGCCTACGGCAGCCGCATCGAAGGCGTCCTCAGCGGACTGCGCATCGAAACGCCTGCCCGCAGCAGCATCCTGCTGGACGGTACGCATATCGTGGCAACCGGTGGTGATGCGATCCAGGTGGACGGGACCGCGAGCGCGCTGGCCCGCATCGACCTGCGCAACGGCACCACGCTCGCTGCCAGCAGCGGCATCCTGCTCCATGCACAGGCCAGTAGCCAGGTGGACCTGCGGGTTTCGGCCTCGCACCTGGTGGGCGATCTGGTCGGCCAGAACATGACCACCGGGTTGGACGTGACCCTGGGCGATGGTGCCACGCTGACCGGTCGCATCGACGGTGGCCGGGCCATTGCCATCCACGATGCGCAGTGGCAGCTGACCGGCGACAGCACGATCGCAAGCCTGCAGGTCGGCCCCGAAGCGGTGGTGGCGCTCGGCCGGGGCGACACGTTCCACCGTCTGGCCATCAGCGATGATTTCACCGGCAACGGCGGCACGCTGCTGTTCAACACGGTGCTGGCCGGCGATGACGCGGCGACCGACACGCTGGTGATCGCTGGCGACACCCATGGCACCGCCAACGTGCGCGTCAACAACATCGGCGGAGCCGGCGCACAGACCACCCAGGGCATCGAGCTGATTTCAGTAGGCGGGGCGTCCAACGGCCAGTTCACCCTGGCCGGCCGCGCCGTGGGCGGCCAGTACGACTACTTCCTGCACAAGGGCACTGGCACCGATGGCAACTGGTACCTGCGCTCGGTGCTGCCGACGCCGCCGGACCCCTGCGTGGTCGATCCCGCCGCCTGTACGCCGCCGGTCGATCCGGTCACCCCGGTCGATCCTGGCGAGGAAACTCCGCCACCCGGCCCGGACCCCGAGCCGATCCTGCGCCCGGAAGGCGGCGCATACGTGGCCAACCTGCGTGCCTCGCAGGACATGTTCCGCATCGGCTACCACGCGCGCCGTGCCGGCCAGAACGGCGGCCGCGCCTGGGCGCGTGTGGACGGTGACCGGCAGGGTTTCGATGCGGCAGGCCGGCAGCTGGAGATCCATGGCAACAGCCAGGCGCTGAGCGTGGGCACCGATCTGTGGCGCGCCGGCAACGGCAGCAGCGTCGGCGTGATGCTGTCCAGCGGCAACGCCACCAGCACCTCCACCAATCCGCTCAGCGGCTACTACGCGCGCGGCAAGGTGAAGGGTGAAGCGCTGGGCCTGTACGGCACGTGGCGCGGTGGCCCGCTGGCCGACCCGCATGCCGGCTTCTATGTGGACGGCTCGGTGCAGCGGGCACGGTTCCGCAACCGCGTGGAAGGCGTGAGCCTGATGGCCGAGCGCTATGGCAGCCGCGCCTGGCAGGGGGCGCTCGAAACCGGCTACGCATTCCGTCTGCGCGGCGCGTCCAGCAGCAGCCTGTACCTGGAGCCGCAGCTGCAGGTGGGCTACACCCGCTGGAGCGATACCCGCCACACCGAAGCCAACGGCACGGTGGTGACCACCGACGATGCCGATGGCCTGTTCGGGCGCGCCGGCCTGCGCCTGTCCGGCGTGACCCGCTGGGAAGGCCGTGCCGCACAGGTGCAGCCGTACCTGGCCGCCCACTGGCTGCACAGCCGCGCCGACGCGCGGGTGCGCATGGATGGCGAACGGGTGGAGGCGCGTATTCCACGCAGCCGTGCCGAAGTGAGCGCCGGTGCCTCGGTGACGTTTGCCAACGGCCTGGGCGTGTGGGGCGGCCTGGCCCGCCAGCAGGCCAGCGGCTACCACCTGACCAGCGCGCAGCTGGGCATGAGCTACGCCTGGTAA